One part of the Paraglaciecola sp. L3A3 genome encodes these proteins:
- a CDS encoding FimV/HubP family polar landmark protein — translation MNLRKIAVRLVAILTFFAFTVYAADFQNVRIKGPKGTGTQFSGMTYGPIESSDTLWQISQRYRENQSLSIYQVMQAIFELNPDAFEENNLNLLKDGAILRLPSESYIQRVNKQQAFKRADSDAQNWQSNQSGKPADKTAAAIEVAAASQTELTETKELLEQKLGDINEAQNRQFMAIRKQFAESISSVQSILDENKKLFERLAKVDADLTNMRTQGEKSSEKVEQIDKSVEELLAQARLQQSEKETQIKQQETSWLDDPLNLILLSMLPVIFLLAGFAYWLVKRKSANIDVESEEDFEHDITLDKHTAEMDDLSDALSAELSDELEEDELDDDNLFGEDDVLDDVLADELEEALDEDQIDELLSEDAEVFDELDDALLDEDNAGVIEQDVLDDLFGEDEDDDLLTELTDDNAVDEQITAEEDVVTEESVDMLIHDVDEMDPTEGDSLASGDDSNDLAIKQVEDENEQPEISIDELLEGSKEIDLPENPLVDDSEEINEDALQKLDEEISATNEELDKVTGNLIDELEQVEQMRSMLPDDDEDEDVAPEDVQHGIQQLDDLADEVDDDLLNEVLDELSEPFVEEEPSAQEESEIEEEPSAQEESAVEAEPAVEAEPTVEVEPAVEAEPSADQEPVVEDEPVVENEPSAEQDPEVEEEPSAQKEPEVEEEPSAQEESAVEAEPSAQEEPSAQEEPEVEEEPSAQEESTVEAEPSAQEEPEVKEEPSAQEEPEVEEEPSAQEEPEVEEEPSAQEEPEVEEEPSAQEESEVEEEPSAQEEPEVEEEPSAQEEPEVEEEPSAQEEPEVEEEPSAQEESEVEEEPSAQEEPEVEEEPSAQEESSAQEEPGVEDQPTVEAEPAVEEESEGRAEADDLDPDDFELDPAELNELESVESALDEDQLEKALEDFEKEELDEVLEDLTSNESHSIGSLDDLEFGAAASDFFSEEKSEAKKQPEKANDIADISNFDDLALDEALGQFDKEPSENNIYPVDELDDLPGLGDWLDDSKAETEDDNDSELLHELEESSFDEMLESIDNTVDRDEDEFDTGIDITSLLDDSPQEVPEISELESNDFLDVEALLNESMSGEQDEEQALDLDMPLEPFVSVDDDLQMIDVDADEGLGAKLDLAHAYIEIGEESSAKELLDEIIQKGTQEQKDAANKVLNQLKE, via the coding sequence ATGAATTTGCGAAAAATAGCGGTGAGGCTGGTTGCGATATTAACCTTCTTCGCTTTTACCGTTTATGCCGCTGATTTTCAAAATGTTAGGATTAAAGGTCCGAAAGGTACTGGTACTCAATTTTCTGGGATGACCTATGGTCCAATTGAGTCCTCGGATACTTTATGGCAGATATCCCAACGTTATCGAGAAAACCAATCCTTATCAATCTATCAGGTTATGCAAGCCATTTTTGAGCTTAACCCGGATGCATTTGAAGAGAATAATCTTAATCTGCTAAAAGACGGAGCTATTCTGAGATTACCCTCTGAGAGTTATATACAAAGGGTTAATAAACAACAAGCTTTTAAACGAGCGGACTCTGACGCTCAAAATTGGCAATCAAATCAATCAGGTAAACCAGCCGACAAAACAGCTGCAGCTATCGAAGTTGCTGCGGCTAGTCAAACAGAACTGACTGAAACTAAGGAATTACTCGAACAGAAATTAGGTGATATTAATGAGGCACAAAATCGCCAATTTATGGCCATCAGGAAACAATTTGCCGAATCGATTAGTAGCGTTCAGTCAATCCTTGATGAGAATAAAAAGTTATTTGAACGTTTAGCGAAGGTAGATGCAGATCTTACCAATATGCGTACTCAGGGGGAAAAAAGTAGTGAGAAAGTTGAACAAATTGACAAAAGTGTTGAAGAATTATTAGCTCAGGCACGATTACAACAATCTGAAAAAGAAACGCAAATTAAACAACAAGAAACCTCTTGGTTAGATGATCCCCTTAATCTAATTCTGCTATCTATGTTACCCGTTATATTTTTACTCGCAGGTTTTGCATATTGGTTAGTGAAAAGAAAGTCAGCCAATATTGATGTGGAATCTGAAGAAGATTTTGAGCATGACATCACATTAGATAAACATACAGCAGAAATGGATGATCTATCAGATGCATTGAGTGCCGAATTATCTGATGAGCTTGAAGAAGACGAACTAGATGATGATAATTTATTTGGTGAAGATGATGTTTTGGATGATGTACTAGCTGATGAACTAGAAGAGGCATTAGATGAAGACCAAATCGATGAGTTGCTGAGTGAAGATGCAGAAGTATTTGATGAATTAGACGATGCTTTATTGGATGAAGATAATGCCGGTGTTATAGAACAAGACGTGTTGGATGACTTGTTTGGTGAAGATGAAGACGATGATCTGTTAACAGAATTGACCGATGATAATGCTGTTGACGAACAAATAACTGCTGAAGAAGATGTTGTCACCGAAGAAAGTGTAGACATGCTGATTCATGATGTGGATGAAATGGATCCTACAGAAGGTGATTCGTTGGCATCAGGCGATGATAGTAATGATTTAGCAATTAAGCAGGTTGAAGATGAAAACGAACAACCTGAAATTAGCATTGATGAATTACTTGAGGGTTCTAAAGAAATTGACTTACCTGAAAATCCTTTAGTGGATGACTCAGAAGAAATCAATGAAGACGCACTACAAAAATTAGATGAAGAAATTTCTGCGACAAATGAAGAGTTAGACAAAGTTACTGGTAACTTAATTGATGAGTTAGAACAAGTTGAACAAATGCGCTCTATGCTGCCGGACGATGATGAAGACGAAGATGTCGCGCCCGAAGATGTACAACACGGAATTCAGCAGTTAGATGATTTGGCTGATGAAGTGGATGATGATTTATTAAATGAAGTATTGGACGAGCTTTCTGAGCCATTCGTCGAAGAAGAGCCTTCAGCCCAAGAAGAATCTGAGATCGAAGAAGAGCCTTCAGCCCAAGAAGAGTCAGCAGTTGAAGCTGAGCCAGCAGTTGAAGCTGAGCCAACAGTTGAAGTTGAGCCAGCAGTCGAAGCAGAGCCTTCAGCTGATCAAGAGCCAGTAGTTGAAGATGAACCGGTAGTCGAGAATGAGCCTTCAGCGGAACAAGACCCAGAGGTCGAAGAAGAGCCTTCAGCCCAAAAAGAACCAGAAGTCGAAGAAGAGCCTTCAGCCCAAGAAGAGTCAGCAGTTGAAGCTGAGCCTTCAGCCCAAGAAGAGCCTTCAGCCCAAGAAGAACCAGAGGTCGAAGAAGAGCCTTCAGCCCAAGAAGAGTCAACAGTTGAAGCTGAGCCTTCAGCTCAAGAAGAACCAGAGGTCAAAGAAGAGCCTTCAGCCCAAGAAGAACCAGAAGTCGAAGAAGAGCCTTCAGCCCAAGAAGAGCCAGAGGTCGAAGAAGAGCCTTCAGCCCAAGAAGAACCAGAAGTCGAAGAAGAGCCTTCAGCCCAAGAAGAGTCAGAGGTCGAAGAAGAGCCTTCAGCCCAAGAAGAACCAGAAGTCGAAGAAGAGCCTTCAGCCCAAGAAGAGCCAGAGGTCGAAGAAGAGCCTTCAGCCCAAGAAGAGCCAGAAGTCGAAGAAGAGCCTTCAGCTCAAGAAGAGTCAGAGGTCGAAGAGGAGCCTTCAGCCCAAGAAGAACCAGAAGTCGAAGAAGAGCCTTCAGCCCAAGAAGAGTCTTCAGCTCAAGAGGAACCAGGTGTTGAAGATCAGCCAACAGTTGAAGCTGAGCCAGCAGTTGAAGAGGAATCAGAAGGCAGGGCAGAAGCCGATGACCTTGATCCCGATGACTTTGAGCTTGATCCCGCTGAGCTTAATGAACTTGAATCAGTTGAAAGCGCTTTAGATGAAGATCAGCTCGAAAAAGCCTTAGAAGACTTTGAAAAAGAAGAATTAGATGAGGTATTAGAAGATCTAACGTCAAATGAGAGTCATTCTATAGGTTCGTTAGATGATTTAGAGTTTGGTGCTGCCGCAAGTGACTTTTTCTCAGAAGAAAAAAGTGAAGCTAAAAAACAGCCTGAAAAAGCCAATGATATTGCTGATATATCCAATTTTGATGACCTTGCCCTTGATGAAGCTTTAGGGCAATTTGATAAAGAGCCTTCAGAAAATAATATATATCCCGTTGATGAGTTGGATGATTTGCCAGGTCTAGGAGACTGGTTAGACGACAGTAAAGCAGAAACTGAAGACGATAATGATTCAGAATTATTACATGAATTAGAAGAGTCTAGCTTTGATGAAATGTTGGAATCTATCGATAATACGGTTGACCGAGACGAGGATGAGTTCGATACGGGTATCGATATTACTTCTTTGTTGGATGATTCCCCTCAAGAAGTACCAGAAATAAGTGAGCTTGAGTCTAATGACTTCCTTGATGTTGAGGCGTTATTGAACGAAAGTATGTCTGGTGAGCAAGATGAAGAACAAGCACTTGATTTAGATATGCCATTAGAACCCTTTGTGAGTGTAGATGATGACTTACAAATGATAGACGTCGATGCTGATGAAGGTCTTGGCGCTAAATTAGATTTAGCTCATGCTTATATCGAAATAGGTGAAGAAAGTTCTGCTAAAGAACTACTCGATGAAATTATCCAAAAAGGGACTCAAGAACAAAAAGATGCAGCAAATAAAGTGCTTAACCAACTGAAAGAGTAA
- a CDS encoding methylamine utilization protein, with amino-acid sequence MLKVLLGLFLVLFSVNNYAKEIIVNVINQLGKGVPNVVVYMEPSIKKQVVPPSDIAIMDQIDTQFSPHILAIQKDTQVKFPNSDSIKHHVYSFSAAKTFELQLYKDLQADPLLFSKSGVVELGCNVHDWMLGYIFIVDTEYFSKSDRNGKVKFDLPLGEYTIKIWSPLIQEDIEALATKVLVDDKKSKHNIILNKALLPNLLEYENLDEFGDYK; translated from the coding sequence ATGCTTAAAGTCTTATTGGGTCTGTTTTTGGTACTTTTTAGTGTTAATAATTACGCTAAAGAAATTATTGTTAATGTGATTAATCAACTTGGTAAAGGTGTTCCTAATGTAGTTGTATATATGGAGCCAAGTATAAAAAAGCAGGTTGTGCCACCCTCCGATATTGCAATAATGGATCAAATTGACACACAATTTTCCCCCCACATATTAGCGATACAAAAAGATACACAAGTAAAATTTCCTAATTCTGATTCTATCAAACATCACGTTTATTCTTTTTCTGCAGCTAAAACTTTTGAATTACAACTTTACAAGGACCTACAAGCTGATCCTTTGTTATTTTCGAAAAGCGGTGTAGTAGAGTTGGGTTGTAATGTACATGATTGGATGCTTGGCTACATTTTTATAGTCGATACTGAATATTTTTCGAAATCAGATAGAAACGGTAAGGTGAAGTTTGATCTGCCACTTGGGGAATATACTATAAAGATATGGAGTCCATTAATCCAAGAAGATATCGAGGCTTTAGCGACTAAAGTGTTAGTTGATGATAAAAAATCAAAACATAACATTATTTTAAATAAAGCTTTATTACCCAACTTGCTGGAGTATGAAAATTTAGACGAGTTTGGGGACTATAAATAA
- a CDS encoding right-handed parallel beta-helix repeat-containing protein: protein MPISRNLLNLSFIVLCTVFIVSCGSVNQVEPLAVSNKTNEINSVLEDKELPEIEEVTVVAEVLEAEIKPSLPQSIAILPFKNSTSEQEASQTLRSTLYGHLASSNYRFSHIKDIDNRLAILSNEQELTPKNAELLTNLLDVDGLLFVEVLDYDKLYVGIYAQITFAVKITLVNVKGEAIWSKEFEEISREGGVSVNALGLLYNIAVTAWHLNDENLLAVADKLGRKIANEFPQPTKFQEVNYSYIETVLHDGIEQVLKYGDVLRVGIKGEANKLASVTIEGINQVFPLIEQQPGIYTTSISVDHSWNASERMLTGILRDSSGMTSKYISSVGLLSFDNEAPKPVTLLQDKVSPDRVTLTWQNSEPNLLYQVILIEGQIRRQLFETYQTEFVWEHTLKAFAPIKLSIVAIDKAGNQSEETLINKVVYPLASMYSATVIKKSRLPSTIDGQFILLKSEGPYIVDKKVTQVAGSGLYIEPGTEFQFTNAGNLHIQGSLFTFAGLPIQLQPLSKIITAPTFISLDSNEHVELNSVNIENAGIGIEVIKGSPAIVDCSITNSQYSAITVANMAQVHIRNCFLSGSNTSGLIITDQARVNIEGSQFTENFPFHIQSSSIYQVEASDNNWLPAASPMSVLGKVRY from the coding sequence ATGCCTATATCTAGAAATCTGTTAAATCTAAGTTTCATTGTTTTATGTACCGTGTTTATCGTCAGTTGCGGCAGTGTGAATCAAGTTGAGCCTTTAGCTGTTAGTAATAAAACGAATGAAATAAATTCAGTTCTAGAGGATAAAGAGCTACCAGAAATTGAAGAAGTCACTGTTGTCGCTGAAGTACTTGAAGCCGAAATTAAACCTTCATTACCTCAATCGATTGCCATCTTACCTTTTAAAAATAGTACAAGTGAACAAGAAGCATCACAAACTTTGCGTAGCACCCTATATGGACATTTAGCTAGTTCAAATTATAGATTTTCACATATCAAAGATATCGATAATCGATTAGCGATACTTTCGAATGAGCAAGAATTGACACCTAAAAATGCAGAGTTATTGACCAATTTATTGGATGTGGATGGCTTATTATTTGTTGAGGTGCTGGATTACGATAAATTATATGTCGGAATTTATGCGCAGATCACTTTTGCTGTAAAAATTACCTTAGTTAATGTTAAGGGAGAGGCAATCTGGTCGAAGGAATTTGAAGAGATTTCCAGAGAGGGGGGAGTATCAGTCAATGCTCTCGGCTTGTTATACAATATTGCGGTTACCGCTTGGCATCTTAATGATGAAAATTTATTAGCTGTGGCAGATAAGTTGGGTCGAAAAATAGCTAATGAATTTCCACAACCCACCAAGTTTCAAGAAGTTAACTATTCCTACATCGAGACTGTGTTACATGATGGTATTGAGCAAGTATTAAAATATGGTGATGTGCTTCGAGTGGGAATTAAAGGTGAAGCTAACAAACTTGCAAGTGTAACGATTGAAGGTATTAATCAAGTTTTTCCTTTAATAGAGCAACAACCTGGGATCTATACCACAAGTATTTCTGTTGATCACAGTTGGAATGCTTCTGAGCGAATGTTAACTGGAATATTGCGTGATAGTTCTGGCATGACTAGCAAGTATATTAGCTCAGTTGGTTTACTAAGTTTTGATAATGAAGCACCTAAACCAGTGACTTTACTACAGGACAAAGTTAGCCCAGATAGAGTGACGTTAACTTGGCAAAATAGTGAGCCGAATTTACTTTATCAAGTCATTTTGATTGAAGGGCAAATTCGTAGACAGTTATTTGAAACTTATCAGACTGAGTTTGTTTGGGAGCATACTTTAAAAGCGTTTGCCCCGATAAAACTAAGTATTGTCGCCATAGACAAGGCTGGAAATCAAAGTGAAGAAACACTCATAAATAAAGTTGTTTATCCTTTAGCAAGTATGTACAGCGCCACAGTTATAAAAAAATCTAGATTACCTAGCACTATAGACGGCCAGTTTATTTTACTAAAAAGTGAAGGTCCATATATTGTCGATAAAAAAGTCACCCAAGTAGCAGGCAGTGGCTTGTATATAGAGCCGGGTACTGAATTTCAATTTACCAATGCGGGAAACTTGCACATTCAAGGTAGTTTATTCACTTTTGCCGGTTTACCTATTCAACTTCAGCCTTTATCGAAAATTATCACTGCCCCTACTTTTATAAGCCTAGATAGCAACGAGCATGTTGAATTAAATAGCGTTAATATTGAAAACGCTGGTATAGGTATTGAAGTCATAAAAGGAAGCCCTGCAATTGTTGATTGTTCTATTACTAATAGCCAGTATTCAGCAATAACTGTGGCTAATATGGCTCAAGTACATATTAGAAATTGTTTTTTAAGTGGCAGTAACACTAGTGGATTGATAATAACCGATCAAGCTAGAGTGAATATAGAAGGTAGCCAATTTACAGAAAACTTTCCGTTTCATATTCAGAGTTCGTCAATTTATCAAGTGGAAGCCAGCGATAATAATTGGCTGCCCGCAGCTTCTCCAATGAGTGTTTTAGGTAAGGTAAGGTATTAA
- a CDS encoding murein transglycosylase domain-containing protein, whose protein sequence is MNRYQQFGKFVGLVALLSQGCINFTQAQSIDDLDNEFDALDAQLEQHFEQQDKVLETRFIQVKNAVDRAYKGLTQKISVNWHEDIILPAAQSWTTYDESFSTRATFDFKGGVYQVETIVDGDIAKSLLQLQSFAAKIAKSDKSQLQQVDVFQQSLQQELKQTDLAQLSLIQPQIKSEPYVDVEQILAADTAKIIENLSVDNISQSAEDAELAQSSFRNHNSKPAAVNLDIQNSKFLKAKNIIEPSLILQSTDLAAKEILDNPAVNITENIKTDITKSINVSAQNALVINAPTLVLQTKQSVKRLVLTIPYLNNYQKNLIEGKLDTVSSLANKYQLDVSLILALIETESSFNPMAMSPVPAFGLMQLVPNTAGVDAYEFLYGKKQIVSPAYLFDQNNNLLLGTTYLHLLSKRYLRGIKNQQSKLYCMLASYNTGVGNLAKTFTGKKSINLAVQKINNLQAQQTYEQLMANLPAEETKNYLRKILARKQQYTHFD, encoded by the coding sequence ATGAATAGATATCAACAATTCGGCAAATTTGTTGGATTGGTTGCCTTGCTCAGTCAAGGTTGCATTAATTTCACCCAAGCTCAAAGTATTGATGATTTAGATAATGAATTTGATGCCTTGGATGCCCAATTAGAGCAACATTTTGAGCAACAAGATAAAGTTCTTGAAACACGTTTTATACAAGTCAAAAATGCAGTAGATAGAGCTTATAAAGGCCTGACTCAGAAGATATCTGTTAATTGGCACGAAGATATTATTTTACCTGCAGCACAAAGTTGGACAACTTATGATGAGTCGTTTTCTACTCGAGCCACTTTTGATTTCAAAGGTGGCGTGTATCAAGTTGAAACTATTGTCGACGGTGATATTGCAAAAAGTTTACTTCAATTACAGTCTTTTGCAGCGAAGATAGCAAAAAGTGACAAATCGCAATTACAACAAGTTGATGTTTTTCAACAAAGCTTACAACAAGAGTTAAAACAGACCGATTTGGCTCAACTCAGCCTTATTCAACCGCAAATAAAAAGTGAACCCTATGTTGACGTTGAACAAATATTAGCGGCTGATACAGCTAAAATAATTGAAAACCTATCTGTAGATAATATTTCTCAGTCTGCGGAGGATGCTGAACTAGCGCAATCATCTTTTCGCAATCATAATTCTAAACCAGCAGCAGTTAATTTAGACATTCAAAACAGCAAATTTTTAAAAGCAAAAAATATAATCGAACCCAGTCTTATTCTTCAGTCTACAGACTTAGCTGCCAAAGAAATATTAGATAATCCAGCCGTGAATATAACTGAGAATATCAAAACGGATATTACTAAATCTATTAATGTTTCTGCACAAAATGCCTTGGTTATAAATGCTCCAACATTAGTGTTACAAACTAAGCAATCTGTTAAGCGTTTAGTATTAACTATTCCCTATTTAAACAATTATCAGAAAAACCTTATTGAAGGTAAATTAGATACAGTCAGTTCATTAGCCAACAAGTATCAATTGGATGTATCACTGATTTTGGCCTTAATTGAAACTGAATCGAGTTTTAATCCAATGGCGATGTCACCAGTGCCGGCTTTTGGCTTAATGCAGTTGGTGCCCAATACTGCTGGAGTAGACGCTTACGAGTTTTTGTATGGTAAAAAACAAATCGTTAGCCCTGCCTATTTGTTTGATCAAAATAATAATTTATTACTTGGCACAACTTATTTACATCTTTTATCTAAACGTTATCTGCGTGGGATCAAAAATCAACAAAGCAAATTGTATTGTATGTTGGCAAGTTACAACACAGGTGTAGGCAATTTGGCTAAAACATTTACTGGTAAAAAAAGTATCAATTTAGCCGTACAAAAAATCAATAACTTGCAAGCTCAACAAACATACGAGCAGTTAATGGCAAACTTACCTGCCGAAGAAACTAAAAATTATTTACGCAAAATTCTTGCTAGAAAACAGCAATATACCCATTTTGATTAG